A window of the Halobacterium hubeiense genome harbors these coding sequences:
- a CDS encoding DUF7503 family protein — MSDSKFTQFLEDNPRMIGVLFSLMVFLSSTGAAAASLGTTTSGP; from the coding sequence ATGTCAGACAGCAAGTTCACGCAGTTCCTCGAGGACAACCCCCGGATGATCGGCGTGCTGTTCAGCCTGATGGTGTTCCTGTCGAGTACAGGTGCCGCGGCAGCGAGTCTCGGCACCACGACGAGTGGCCCCTAA